The region TTTTCCTAAATCTGATGCTGCCTTGCTAAGTGCATCCCAATGCTTTACTACTTCATAAACTATCAATCCTAATGCAGCTATTATAGCAACTGCTATTAAAACTGGTGGACTAATAATTCCAGGCAACGCATTAAAAACTGCTCCTACAATTGAACCAAATGTTTTAACATCTTTTCCATCTTTAAAAAGATGCTCGCCTAACTTTTTTAAGATTTTAATAACTTTTTCTATTGCCTCTACCACTGTATTAAAAGTTTCAACTTTTTCTTTTATTTCATCAAATATATCTTTTTTTCCTGTTTCAGCAATAGCACTTTTTATTGATTTCGCTGATTTTACTATTACATTGCACACATTTTGACATGATACACTACAACTGTTAAACCCAACGGACAACTTATCTAGTTTCTGTAAAATTTGTTCCAATACTGAAAGAATATTAAGCATAACTCCCTGAAGACTTGTAATACCAGATCTTATTGAAGCTGCACTTTGCGAAATCATACCAGTAATATATCCAACTTGACTGCCTGCTGTTGATATAATTTTATTAAATACTGCTGCCATTCCATTGGTTGCATTTACTAAATCCATTTCCTTTGCTATTACTATATTTAACATAGGCGGTATAACTTGCATTGACCCATTTAATTTCAATACTTCAGTAGATAAATTCCTCATACCACTAGAAGCTTCAATCCCAGCTGAATTTATACTAATTCCAAAATTAAGTGCCAATCCACTTAGTTTATTAAAATCAGCTTCAATTGTTCCATCAATTGATTGCAACCTCGATATTTGTTCATCAATATTAGCACTAATTTCTGTAGCAGTTCTTCTAACCTCTCCTAATACAAGTGTTAAAGCATTAGCTGCTGAACTTCCCACATTTGTCATGGATTCATTAAAACTTTGCACTCTAGCTTCAGCGCTATCATTTAAATCCATAAACTGCTTCATCTGTTCTCCCGCGCTGCTTAATCCAAGTGTAAATTTAGAAGTGTCTAATTCCATAAAAGCAACTACAGATCCTGCATTAATCACCATATCACCTCCTAGCTTACGCCCTAAATTTAGTAGGCTTTATTATGTTTAGTCATCCATTCTATTGTAGATTTATTATCTATATTATTATTTTCTATTCCATCATTCCATTTAGGGGTTTTTGGATTTTCAGCGCTGAGCTCAGAAAAAATGTAATTACAAGCTTCATCGAAGCAAAAAGCTGTATAATCATTTTTTATATTTAAGATTTTGCTTGGCCTTACTCGATACATTTTTGCCATCGCTATTATTGAGACTATCCTTTGTGATTGTACGAAAGGATTTGAGGCCATCAACTCCCTGTTGGCTATATGCCCACAATTCAAACTGTTGACTATCAGTCAATTCTAGTCCTATTTCTCTGAGCTCCTTTACGCTTGGCTCAACTAAAGTATTCTCGCAAATTATATCAATTAACTTACCGTACTCTTTTAAATCAATTTGATCTGCATTATCTTGATAAAATAATCTTCTTGCTACTCCTAAAAGTTGATTAGGTATTTTTCCACTTTGGCATAATCCTAAAATAGAAAGCCTTTTTACTTTTACGCAAAAAGGCTTGTCACCTGAAAAAGGACTTAATTCTATAACTTCTGTAGCCATATTTTTCAATTCGTCTATACTTGTTACCTTTAACTCGCTCATCTAAAATTCCTCCTATTATAATGTAGTAGTAAATACTGTTGAAACAGGTGTAGTCTTATCTGAACTACCTACTTTTCTAATTGCGGCAGCAACTGCTGAATAAGTAACTCCATTTTCTATTGAAGTAGGTACAAAAGTTACTATTTTTCCTGTAGAATCAACAGTTACATTACCTGCAACTATTGAACCATCTGAAAGCCTAGTTATTTTAAAATTATTAACTGTTATATCATCATTATCAACTGCACTTAAATATGTCCATGTAACTTTATAATCTGTACCAATACTTACACCTGGAGTGCTGCCACTAGCTGTTGTTGGTGTTGGAATATTAGGTATTGGTGTATTTCCTCCTGCTTGACCATTAGGTAAACTACTAAGGAAACTAATATAAACTGGATTCTCACCTCTCTTAGGTCTACTAGTTGATTCAAATTGTGGAACATAAAATTTTCCGTCTTGTAATTTAAAATCCACTGGCTTTCCTTTATTATGCTTAAAGCTAAAGCAAGCATATTGAATAGTAGAGGAATCATAATCCTTTTCTTCTGAATACAAATTCAAAGTAAATGGAACCTTTTCAACAACTTTTCCCATCTCAGGACCCTCATACACAGAATCTACTAAAGTTCCACCATCTATTAAACTCATTAATTTAGGTGAAAAAACATTATCCTTTAATTTTATAGTGTATCCAATACATATATCCTCTGTTCTGTTCATTGCTACAATTCTATTTCTAACCCTTAATATATCCTCTTTGCCTTTGGATAAATCAGGTTTAGCATCTGCACTAGATGCTGTATCAAAATAGAATTTTTCACCTGTGACTTCATTTATGATTTCAGCCAACGCTATATTAGCAATTGGCAAGTTTTCATTTGATGTAGTTGCATCTGACATTTTATTACCCCCTCAATTTTTGTAATCCCTGATATTCTATGATTTGTGTATACGCATCAATATTGGTATCCACAACTACGCTTGTAATGTTACCTGTAGGTCTTATATACTCTTTTAATTCACTTAAACACAATTGTATATTTTGCGCAAAAGGTTCTAAGTCACTATAATTTGTAGAAGGACAATAAATCAGTATATCTATAGTTTGATAACCAATTTTATTGCATCCTTCAAATCCTGATGTTCCAGTATTTTTTAAGACAACATAAGGTTCCTTGCATTTACCTTGATGTTGTCCTGGACTGTATACATCTATTCCTTTATTTTTTAGAAACAAAAAAACACGTTCCCATACGGTACGTGGTTTATACATATCTTTAATCTCCGAATTTATCACAAAAACACCTACTTTAAAATATTCTCCATGCCGTTAACAAATTCAGGTTCAAATTTTCTAACTGTTGGTCTAAGTATTGCATATTTACCTTCATTAGAAAGCTCTAACTCAGAAAAGGAAGGTCCTACTTCCATGCCTACTCCATCATCTTGTTCACTTTCTTTACGATGAGCCAATTCAAGATAAGGTGAATACTCCATATTTCCTGCAACATAGGCAGCACACTCACTTTCACCTTGCCATTTTGAGCCGCCTTCTATGGTTTGTCTTGCATTACCAGTTCTATCTTTCCAGGGAGCATTCACTTTTGCATAGTTTTCCATTTCTGTTCCTATACTATCGCAGTAACTTGCTACATCCGATTTCATTTCATTATTTACATCGCCTTCTTTAGCAATCTTAAGAAAAAAATCAGTTGCATCAAATTTTAGCATAATAAAATCACTCCATTCTGTTTAGATAAGTATCCCAAACAATATCCGAAATATTCCCTTTATCAATTATTTCATACATTACTTCATCCAAGATAAAACGATCATGCTCTTTTATTTTTTTTACATCATCGTTAACTATTAAAAGTAATCTATCTTCACAGCTTCTTTTTAAACTTGAACTATCATTTATAAAACCGCTTATATAACTAGTACCAGTATGATAATAACCATTTACAGTGCATACTTTAATGTAATCTTGTTTCTCATTAAATACATTATCCTGCTGTCTTAAAATATCTATCTTAACCGTAAATGGCATAACTTTTTTAATTAATTGATTTCTTATTTTCTGTTTTCTATCTTCATTCCAAATCATATTTCATCAGCTCTTCTCATACTTGTACTATATGAACCTGTCTCATATTGTTTTGCAAGTGTTAGCCAGTAGTCTCTATTACTAGACAATTTAATATTTGATAAAGTTAATCCATCATCTGCATTTGCTTTTAGTAAACACCCCTCATAAGATGCTTTCTTAACATCATTATCATTTGTATCTAACAGCATTTGTAAATCATCATCATCAAAATACGGATATTGTTTTTCCTGAAGATTAAATTTTAATATTTCAATATTCGTTGCCATAAAATCACCTTACTTTACAGCTTCCTATAACATACTGCTTTTTTATTCATCTATTTTACAGTTGCAAAGAAGCATTCATCTACCCTATCAAATGAAGGTATTCCTAATTCAGATACTTTAGTTTCAACTGTTACTGGATCTTCCTTTAGCATAGTAGTTATAGCAACACCTGTATTAACTATACTTGTATCTAGCTTTCCTGTACCATAAAGTCTATCTGCTTCTTCTGGAGTAGTTCCATATACAGTACTACCTAAAGCTCCTTCAGGAATTAATGTAACTAAATCATCCTGATAATAATTTTGAATTGCACCACTTTCATCAATGTAATTACCATTCAATATACCAACAGATAAATCTAGTTTACCATTTAAATAATTTATAATATCATTATCTGTTATTATTGTTAAAAGATTAGGATTACGAGCCACTAGTTCACCATTTATTGCTTTATTCTTTTTGATATAACCAAGTACTGTATCTGTAAGCAGAATTCTTGTAGGAGTTCCATATCCATTATTAGTGAGTACTTTTGACCATCTTATTAAATCTCCTACTATATCAGCATCTTCATTATCCCATGTAGCAGTACCTGTTAAAGTTTCCTTGTGCTGAGATGGAACATTATAATCAACTACAATATCACCATCATCTGTTGATATATTAATTTTTCCTGTTTGAAGTGCCTGTGCTCTCATTCTTATCATTTGAACTTCTGCACCATCAACTAAGCTTTTATAATTATCATAAATTTGAGATGTAAGCTGCTCTACTAAATTTTGATTATTTGATTGAATTGCTAGTAAAAGAAATTGTCTTTCCTTTTCTTTAATGAGTACCGATTCTTTAAAGAATGGCATTTCCTTTTTTTCTATGTTTAAACTAGCACTTAATGCTCTGGATTTAACAGCTGTATCAAAGGCACTCATCTTTAAAGCAACTGGCTTTTTCATTGAACCTTTAGCAAGTTCTATTTCAGTTCCAAGTTGTTTTTTAGGTGGGAATAATGTCTTATCTATAGTACTTTGTATAGGTAACTTTTCAATATATAGTGAAATTTGATTTGCATTTATAAAATCTTGTAAATTCATATGTTTTTTCCTCCCGATTATAAGAATTTAATCATATTTAATGCTGCTTTAGCTGTATCTGATGGTGCAACTGGTAATTTAGATGCATCAATAAAACCAAATATTAATACGGCTGCATTTTCTGTACCTGTTGAATTATTAAAATCTACATCCTCATAAACAATACCAAATGCAGTACCATCATTTACGGCCTTTCCAGTAGAATCTACTATAGTACCTGCTTGAAGCACACCATTACTATTTAATGTTGCAGCTGTTTTGGCTACTTTAAGATTTACAGGTAAAAAATATTGATTGTATTTAAGTATGTTAACTTGAGAATCTATAATTTGTGTTGAACTTTGTCTCATGAATCGTTCCTCCTATTTAAAAAATTTATTTTGTTCTTGTACATTTTTCATTGAAATTGCTTTTTGCTTTGCAAGTCTCTCTCCCAAAGAAGTCGCAAGTGGTGTAGTTTTCGTTCCGCCTGTTGCAAAACTTCCAGTACCACCCATTTGTTTTTCAAATAGATAGCCTCTTTCTTTTTTCATATTTGCAATTTGATTATTAATACCTACTAATGTCCCATCCTTGGAGAGTCTTACTTTGTTATAATCAATAAGTTTCATAGCAAGATCTGCATCTCTAACTTTTGAGTCTCTTAATGCACTTTTTACTGCAGACTTAAGTTTAAATTTATTGATTTCAGATTCATAGTTATCCGAAGTTTTTCTGCTTTCCTCTTTTAGCTCTTTGATTTCCTGAGCCAAATTTTCATTATATTTAACCTTATCTTGAAAGTTTTCTAATTGTTTGTTCTTTTCTTCGACCTGCTTTTTATATTCGTTTTTTTCATCTGTAACCTCTTTAAATCTATCTTTAGGAATATAAGCAGAACTATTTACTAAATCAACATCTCTATACTTGTCTCTTACTTCATTTGGAATATCCTTAAAAGCTTCCTCTCCTAAAATTTCAACTAACTTTGGCATTTATAATAATCCTCCCTTTTCTCTAATACGTTTTTTACGTGTTCGGCACGATATAGAGCTATTTAAATTGTTCTTTTACGCCTGCAATTAAAGTAAAAAGGCGATTTTAATTGCTATTGCCCTTTTTTATCATGATTTTCTGCATTAGTAATTTGAGTTATTTCATTTAGTATAAGGCCATATTCTCCATTGGCATCTTCGACTTCGCCATATTTCTTTATATATTCTTTATGGCTCATTACATTATTTTTAACTTCTGCCATTGCCACATTCTTTTTATCTGCATCATCTTCGGGTAGAGGATAATTATGTCCAAATACAATGGAATAGCTTAAACCTAACCAGGATTTTTTAAAGCTACTGTAACTATATTGAGAGGCCTCAACTATAAAATTAATAAGCTGCTTAAATATAGGCTCCCAATCAGTCCATTTTTCTTCACATCTTGCTATTAAGTCATTGTATAAATATTTCATTGCTTTTGCACTTGGAATATTATTTAAATCTTTAATAGTTGGAATATCAAGTGTCTCCCTCATATCCCTATCTAGTCTATCTAAGTATGAATCTACAGCACCTGAACTGCTCACGCTGTACTCTTGTCTAGACATTGTTGCTTGCTTGCCTGCATCAGCTGCTTTATCATCTGTTCTTATAGCATGTATGGCATTTGGAGCTATAACTAAATTATCTACATCTTCTTTTTTACCATCAATAATATTGGTAGCACCAAACATTTCAAACCTTAATGCATCTGCAAAATCTGAATTTTTCTTATTATAAAGTGTTTGAACATCAATCAAGTCTTCAAGATCACTTTCTCCAAAATCATCATTAAGCTCTCCACCATTCTTAATAAGCCAGCATGGAAGAATACTAAAACCTGTATTAGTTGTCACCGTCTCTATAGGTTCTGTTAAATTATCACCATAGTATTTATCTTTTCTATAGAATGCAGTTATAGGATCTGTTTCTTTTTCTCTGCTATAAAAATAAGTGTGAAGATAATAAATTTTCTTTGTGTCATCATCAGTTAATGCATTGTTATCATCTTCCTCAAAAAATACTACTTTTAAAAGCTTTCCATTTTTCTCATCATAATAGAAATTTTCTATATTCTCATATTTTATTTCTATTGGTTTATTAGGATTTGCTTCAACTCTAAGAAGTACTCTTTTTTCAATGGTACTCATTAGAAAAGCTTGCTTGGTGTTTTTCCAAAATTGATTAGCTTCCAATATATCATAAACAAACTTTCTTAGAGCCTCACATTCATTGTCATCCTCTATATTGTCAGCTTTAAATGACATAGTTGGCTCTACCCCAAGCATAAACCTAGCTTGCTTTTTTAATAGAGGCTTAACCTTATTTCTTATATCTTGTGTAGGCGTGTAATCAACATTATCATTGCTTTTCCAGCTCTGACCTAAAAATATATCATCTTGAACCTTGTTTACATTAGGAAACTTACATTTTCCTTTATAAAATAGGTAATATTTAAGGGCTTCCCTACGCTCTATTTTTTCAATTATAGGCAAATTAAATAATGTTTCTCTAATACTTGGTGCTAAATTAATATTTCGCATTAATATTACCTCCCTTCCATATTTCTATAAATTTTTTCTAAAATACTGTGTGCATCTTTATGCTTTTTCCAAATGCACTATTCTTAATTCCTAGTCCCTTGTTATATATAGCATCATTATAAGATTTTTCAGTTATCTTAAGTATTGTATTGACAAAATACCTTACAGCATCCATGGCATGATCCATAACCTTTAGTGGTTTATCTTCCCCACGTTGTACAGCCTTTTCATCCCAAACATATGAAAAAAATTCTTTAAATGTGTTTGTGCAGCAATCATTAAACTTTAATACGCAATCATTTAAAGCACTTCCAACATTTCTTATGCCTTCAAGTACATCATTCTTAGCCTTTCTAACATAAAATTTTCCCTTCTGCCTTATAATGGCTATAAAACTTGCAGCACTTGGATCAATAACTATAGCTTTTATTTTTCTATCTCCAACAAACTTAACCAGGTCATCATAATACTCATTATCAGTTTTTTGTTTACCATTGTCTCTTCCAGAATAGTAATACTCATTAACTAAATACCATTTACCATCACACTGTCCCCATAAAAGGAAAACAGTTGCATTTTGAGTACCATAGTCGCAGCTCACATAAAACTCTTTATATTCTCTCTGTATTGTCTGCGCCTTGTGCTTAACTTCATCAAACATATCATAAATTAATCCCTCAGCTTGTACCCATAAGCCTAATATATAGCGTTTATAGAACACACCACTGAACATACGACTGAATCTCGCCTTGACCTTCCCTGAAAGACTTAAATTATCATCCATATCAAAGTGCATATATAAAATATTCTTTTCTTTTGCTTTATCTATGAACTCAGTTTTAACAAAGTGATATGGACTTCCTGGATTGCAATTTAAAAATATCTTTGCACCATCTACAGAGCAGCGTCCTATCATTTGATCAACAAAATTTTGTGGAAATAGAGCAACCTCGTCACCTAACGCACCAGCAGCAGTTAAGCCTTGTAATTTATCCTGTGAAGCTTCATTACTGGCATCATACATGTAATAAGTATTGTCACCTACTATAATAAAATTCTCTGACCTGTTATACTCATAGTTAAGATTCCATGCTGTGAGTATTTGCTGCATAGGTCCTATAACATTCTTTTTAAGTGCTCCAATGGTTTTACCTGCTAATATGAAATTTTCACCATTAAAATGTTTGAGGGACCATCTTATAAAGCTGCATATCATAGCAATTGTTTTGCCTGACCTTATAGCTCCATCTGCAATAACAATATCTTTGTGAGCAAACGGCGAACCCTTTTCCCAAAAGAACAACAGCTTTTTTTGCTTTAATGAAAATGGCATAAATCTAAAACCTTTAATCTTCTTTTTCTTTCTCATTTTCATCATCCTTAAACAGTTCTTTTATTTCGTTTTCGCCTGGTCTTGTAGCTTCAATAAAGTTCTCAATATCCTCACAGGATTTATCATTGTCATTACCTTTCATGCTGTTAATTTCAGCTTTAATTTTCTCATTGACAAGCTTCTTATATTCAAGTTCAAATTTCACTTTTTCTTCATTAGATAAAAGATTGCTTAGTTTAACTAACATGCTCATTGCTTTTAATTTATCTGGGAGCTTAATTTTAATGCCATATTTACCTTCTGACACTTCTGTTATTAAACTTGTATCGAAATTTGCACTATCCTTTAAATTAACATAGCTATACTCTTTTACTTTTTGTTCCCCAGTACTAGGATCAATGACTGGTATGCCCTCTCCTTTATCATTCTTAGTCCACTGAAGCTCAAACTTCTTTCCAAATTCAAGATAATCCCCTATATCTGAAAAAGCGATATCTTTATACTTCTGTATTAGTCCCTTTTTAAGAAATTCCTCACTCAGCTCAGCATCTAGTAATGCATTTATCTGATGTTTTATCTTTGGATTCTTTAGGGCTCTGCATCCTTTAGCCATTGCAGTTTCGTAAGTGCATTTATAAGCTCTTTGATATGCCTTAGTAGCATTTTGTTTTTTAGCATATATAGCACAAAAAAGCTTTTGTTTATCGGTAAGCTCAGTATTTTTTTTGCTCTTTTTTTGCATTGTTCCATTCAATTTGTATTCCCATTTATCCTTTGCTTTCCATCCTGATATTGTCTTTTCGGAGATTTGAAGTATCCTAGCAATTTCCCTTAATTTTATATTTCCTTTATGCTGCTTATAAATTAAAAATGCCTTATCCCTATTTGGGCTTCTTTGCCTCGGCACATCACATCACCTGCCTAATTAGTTATTTTAAAAATGTAATTTACTTGCCTTATTTTATGTATAATAAAAGCACCAGTATTTCTACTAGTGCCTAACATGTGGTTTAGGATTCGTGCTTATTATATTGTAGAGTTTTCATTACTAATATGGATTAAAACCATAATACTCTATCTCCCGTTCACTTTTGACTGTGTTCACCTTTCCGCCACCACATAAGTTGACTTTTGCCTGTATTTAATTTTCTACAATACTATTATAAGACTTAATTATGTCCTATGATATTCGTTTTTAATTCGCTTTTAATTCATATTTAATTCATAAACTTTTATATATTATTGAACTTCAAAATCATCAATCTTATAAAATGCTTTTACTATCTGTATCGCTATGCCACATTCCCCAATTAGCTATGTTCTCTATAATTCTTTGCTTTTTTCTGTTTACCTGTGATTGAGACATGTGAAGTTCAATTCCTACACGCCATTCTGGTAGTTCTTTTCCATACCTGCTTTTAAGGAATTCAAAATCCTTCTTACATAATTCCCTTATATTATCATCAATAATTACATTATCAGCTTCTATCTCACGTAT is a window of Clostridium pasteurianum DNA encoding:
- a CDS encoding phage tail protein, whose protein sequence is MVINAGSVVAFMELDTSKFTLGLSSAGEQMKQFMDLNDSAEARVQSFNESMTNVGSSAANALTLVLGEVRRTATEISANIDEQISRLQSIDGTIEADFNKLSGLALNFGISINSAGIEASSGMRNLSTEVLKLNGSMQVIPPMLNIVIAKEMDLVNATNGMAAVFNKIISTAGSQVGYITGMISQSAASIRSGITSLQGVMLNILSVLEQILQKLDKLSVGFNSCSVSCQNVCNVIVKSAKSIKSAIAETGKKDIFDEIKEKVETFNTVVEAIEKVIKILKKLGEHLFKDGKDVKTFGSIVGAVFNALPGIISPPVLIAVAIIAALGLIVYEVVKHWDALSKAASDLGKYLDSVFKWWQNAFKSGWNSVIGFLKNINLSHIGKNIIDGLINGIASGAGALVNKMKSVGGKIKDTLKSILGIHSPSTVFASYGVYTGQGYIEGIDKMQSPIQERMATMANGIKNIGKVKPDFKGLDDAVLGSGNAANGSHASTSNLNNNQKHMEFKPTINMYVTVADTGDKGTQQLTTALKDMTTKSLKNTVADMFLKDAFRL
- a CDS encoding major capsid protein; its protein translation is MNLQDFINANQISLYIEKLPIQSTIDKTLFPPKKQLGTEIELAKGSMKKPVALKMSAFDTAVKSRALSASLNIEKKEMPFFKESVLIKEKERQFLLLAIQSNNQNLVEQLTSQIYDNYKSLVDGAEVQMIRMRAQALQTGKINISTDDGDIVVDYNVPSQHKETLTGTATWDNEDADIVGDLIRWSKVLTNNGYGTPTRILLTDTVLGYIKKNKAINGELVARNPNLLTIITDNDIINYLNGKLDLSVGILNGNYIDESGAIQNYYQDDLVTLIPEGALGSTVYGTTPEEADRLYGTGKLDTSIVNTGVAITTMLKEDPVTVETKVSELGIPSFDRVDECFFATVK
- a CDS encoding phage scaffolding protein encodes the protein MPKLVEILGEEAFKDIPNEVRDKYRDVDLVNSSAYIPKDRFKEVTDEKNEYKKQVEEKNKQLENFQDKVKYNENLAQEIKELKEESRKTSDNYESEINKFKLKSAVKSALRDSKVRDADLAMKLIDYNKVRLSKDGTLVGINNQIANMKKERGYLFEKQMGGTGSFATGGTKTTPLATSLGERLAKQKAISMKNVQEQNKFFK
- a CDS encoding phage portal protein; this translates as MRNINLAPSIRETLFNLPIIEKIERREALKYYLFYKGKCKFPNVNKVQDDIFLGQSWKSNDNVDYTPTQDIRNKVKPLLKKQARFMLGVEPTMSFKADNIEDDNECEALRKFVYDILEANQFWKNTKQAFLMSTIEKRVLLRVEANPNKPIEIKYENIENFYYDEKNGKLLKVVFFEEDDNNALTDDDTKKIYYLHTYFYSREKETDPITAFYRKDKYYGDNLTEPIETVTTNTGFSILPCWLIKNGGELNDDFGESDLEDLIDVQTLYNKKNSDFADALRFEMFGATNIIDGKKEDVDNLVIAPNAIHAIRTDDKAADAGKQATMSRQEYSVSSSGAVDSYLDRLDRDMRETLDIPTIKDLNNIPSAKAMKYLYNDLIARCEEKWTDWEPIFKQLINFIVEASQYSYSSFKKSWLGLSYSIVFGHNYPLPEDDADKKNVAMAEVKNNVMSHKEYIKKYGEVEDANGEYGLILNEITQITNAENHDKKGQ
- a CDS encoding PBSX family phage terminase large subunit — translated: MRKKKKIKGFRFMPFSLKQKKLLFFWEKGSPFAHKDIVIADGAIRSGKTIAMICSFIRWSLKHFNGENFILAGKTIGALKKNVIGPMQQILTAWNLNYEYNRSENFIIVGDNTYYMYDASNEASQDKLQGLTAAGALGDEVALFPQNFVDQMIGRCSVDGAKIFLNCNPGSPYHFVKTEFIDKAKEKNILYMHFDMDDNLSLSGKVKARFSRMFSGVFYKRYILGLWVQAEGLIYDMFDEVKHKAQTIQREYKEFYVSCDYGTQNATVFLLWGQCDGKWYLVNEYYYSGRDNGKQKTDNEYYDDLVKFVGDRKIKAIVIDPSAASFIAIIRQKGKFYVRKAKNDVLEGIRNVGSALNDCVLKFNDCCTNTFKEFFSYVWDEKAVQRGEDKPLKVMDHAMDAVRYFVNTILKITEKSYNDAIYNKGLGIKNSAFGKSIKMHTVF
- a CDS encoding terminase small subunit; this encodes MPRQRSPNRDKAFLIYKQHKGNIKLREIARILQISEKTISGWKAKDKWEYKLNGTMQKKSKKNTELTDKQKLFCAIYAKKQNATKAYQRAYKCTYETAMAKGCRALKNPKIKHQINALLDAELSEEFLKKGLIQKYKDIAFSDIGDYLEFGKKFELQWTKNDKGEGIPVIDPSTGEQKVKEYSYVNLKDSANFDTSLITEVSEGKYGIKIKLPDKLKAMSMLVKLSNLLSNEEKVKFELEYKKLVNEKIKAEINSMKGNDNDKSCEDIENFIEATRPGENEIKELFKDDENEKEKED